The genomic interval TTGAAGAATCGAAAGGTTCAGACCGTTTTCCCAGACGGCGAGCTAGGCAAGCACGCAGTGACGCATTGGGAAATTGTGGAGCGGCTCGGATATGTGACCCTCATTCGCTGTAAACTGGAAACGGGTCGCACCCATCAGATTCGTGTTCACCTTTCACACGAAGGACATCCGCTCTTTGGAGACTTTGAATACGGTGGTGACAAGATCTTAAAGGGGACTACTTTTACCAAGTACAAGCAGTTCGTTCAGAATTGCTTCAAGATTCTACCGCGTCAGGCTCTTCACGCCAAAACACTGGCCTTTGAGCATCCACGAACAGGGGAGTGGCTTTCTTTTGAAAGTGAATTGGCCGACGACCTAACTGAGGTTATTGAGAAGTGGCGTAACTACGCCAAGCACTCCAAAGATTAATTGGACAAGGCTTGCTCGCGCAAGTCCTCAACGTCATATTCCAAGTAGTCCTTAATGTGGTTGTACACCGTATCGCGTTCGATCGGGTGACGACCTGCATCCTTGATTAGGCTCACCAGCTGGCCGGTAGTCATGGCCGGAGTTTGCTCTTCAGCACCCGCCATAGAGTATATTTTGGTGCTGTCATCAATAGTTCCATCGATGTCGTTGACACCAAAACCGAGTGTGAGCTGAGCGGTCTTACGGCCGATCATAGGCCAATAGGCCTTAACATGAGGGAAGTTATCCATATAGATGCGCCCAACCGCATACATCTTGAGGTCTTCAATCATGGTTACCTCAGGAACATCGCTCATCTGATTGTCTCCGTTGCGGAATTTGAGCGGAATAAAGGTGTTAAATCCACCGGTGCGATCCTGCAATTCCCTCAGGCGGTTCATGTGGTCTACCCGATGCTCGAACTTTTCGATGTGTCCGTAGAGTAGGGTGGCATTGGAGGGCATGCCCAACTTATGCGCGGTTTCGTGGATCTCCAACCACTGAGCGCTGCTGCACTTGTCCGCACATATGATGTTGCGAATTTCTTCGTCAAAAATCTCTGCTCCTCCTCCTGGAAGGCTATCTTGTCCGTGCTCCTTCAAAATGCGCAGGCCTTCTTCATAGCTGACCTTGGCCTTCCGGCACATGTATTCCAATTCCACAGCGGTAAAGGCCTTGACATGGATATCGGGCCGAATTTCCTTCACTTTTTGGATGAGGGAAGCGAAGTAGTGCAGACCCATTTTTGGATGTACCCCTCCAACGATGTGCACCTCGGTGATGGGCTGACCATCGTAGGAGCGCACTTTTTCCAGAATTTCTTCTTCGCTCATTTCCCACCCTTCGCTTTTGTGCTTCAGCAAACGGCTATAGGCACAAAACTTACAGTCGAATACGCAGATATTCGTCGGCTCTACGTGGAAATTGCGGTTGAAGTAGGTGTAGTTTCCGTGACGCTCTTCTCGGATGAAGTTCGCCAAGGCGCCCAAATAGCCCAAGTCACCTTTTTCAAATAGGAGTACTCCTTCGTCAAAAGTGATGCGCTCTTTGGCTTTCACTTTTTCGGCGATGGTTTTCAAATCGGAATCTAGCGGGGCCTTGAGAATGGCCTCAATACTTGCGGGCTGTTTCATATCCGTGAAATGTGACCACAAAGGTACGAAGC from Cryomorphaceae bacterium carries:
- the mqnE gene encoding aminofutalosine synthase MqnE; the encoded protein is MKQPASIEAILKAPLDSDLKTIAEKVKAKERITFDEGVLLFEKGDLGYLGALANFIREERHGNYTYFNRNFHVEPTNICVFDCKFCAYSRLLKHKSEGWEMSEEEILEKVRSYDGQPITEVHIVGGVHPKMGLHYFASLIQKVKEIRPDIHVKAFTAVELEYMCRKAKVSYEEGLRILKEHGQDSLPGGGAEIFDEEIRNIICADKCSSAQWLEIHETAHKLGMPSNATLLYGHIEKFEHRVDHMNRLRELQDRTGGFNTFIPLKFRNGDNQMSDVPEVTMIEDLKMYAVGRIYMDNFPHVKAYWPMIGRKTAQLTLGFGVNDIDGTIDDSTKIYSMAGAEEQTPAMTTGQLVSLIKDAGRHPIERDTVYNHIKDYLEYDVEDLREQALSN